The following are encoded in a window of Esox lucius isolate fEsoLuc1 chromosome 14, fEsoLuc1.pri, whole genome shotgun sequence genomic DNA:
- the prrc2b gene encoding protein PRRC2B isoform X3 produces the protein MSDRLGQITKSKDGKSKYSSLSLFDKYKGKSIETQKTAVPRHGLQSLGKVAAARRMPPPAHLPSLKSENKGNDPNVIIVPKDGTGWANKQEQPDQKSSIVSTAQLPELQPQLALQKSVSNLQKPTPVASQESTNTGGPKQWAQLNGKAVELDGLRASNRLQPFSHEEFPTLKAAGEQDKAGKERSAFDPSYGPGPSLRPQNVTSWREGGGRNLVPSSLPAGLPSEPEGKAVNVAETGSPPPLPPSASPSALSASVVSPTAATIVSVPPALEPKEPSLRPSLPVRRPVAPALNQHQLHHPTTTTTTYHDMLPAFMCPKETRDAPGAAEHTGPVTVVAPVRFDNRPTVRQPYPSNNQESVNGEVRRGENRFIRGPPRNPSSRPIRRPGDRPPRPAIINPEDLKDLDELDNDCEDGWAGLHEEVDYGEKLKFSDDEEEHATGEKNKMWAEWENQQRERQLSLSSGEGTYPQEAPEDEAYLAYQEQMAHRKTNGRFPSGETQALQKCSVQGLANHSDNLDDQEERHGQSQGPARAKFVSPELSEAVERARRRREEEERRAREERLAACAEKLKRLDEKFGKTERQLSRSEEGSKDAESKEAALSPGREGKTHPESWQYSTKDTECSSEHSTSQPDYRDETTLGFAPYRSDDDTGAEPTSPLPDYAHHQAPKSLPPRFQKQHQQQEQVFKMQHWQQQSGHPASSGSSHTQRGYYPPHMLGFDPRWMMMPPFMDPRMAQGRSPVDYYPSTLHSSGMMKPMAQPDHLNSPSSVSDEGCHPNMHQERRAPSTEPYPVWSQDGYPSRSFTPPYQRQHESSDRSQPDDRSDRACSQQDLYEDQSNECLDHPSDGLSHPTYHQSRGPDRDHLLSAVPSRPQQQQIDSDYPKQEAKDRHLKDSTDPRDEAFDTSKEKGFDSDFWRRDGGQKKEGGPPVQNQWSDPGSSSSSSSISQPSETAGRILIRRTGPIKKPVLKALKVEDKENEKPEVEPEEKVVPYRLEKEVLTNVYDLKKDNQPLVNNRRSASPAIEKLPEDKQHQLPAPAKVDRPASTHNEDLPKENSWDGGKSQSPRDSQETREPAAPRRNNWIFIDEEQAFAGARGTGRGRSRGGFREFSSRADRGGRGGRGGENPRGGYNYNNSRDSAGAQRPGRGRGLPRDFTKVEDLQRGKPRRRNVSETLSEASEYEELPKRRRQKGSENGEGGSYPEQGEIRKADRDSWRSNKVYTDDQVAGDNRDKAKAGGRGFGGGGRSLPPRLDAGRVYNNGRGFNNGSRDTWRGRGSQFGNGGGPMQENGYGTDSYSRRPTTDREPLKYAPKFAGSTGSFVENGTEDRSGEGEYYIDNDNSGQQLLRRRRPPRQDKPPRFRRLRQEREPGSSQWTSDEYINGSDGFAYPWPGHSKEAGREDGWPTGHYSGGAARSGGQHGQTEDWETGSENSDFSDWREKRGVGQQPNHGGDVHSDSGHGEPGSGEKRELAKRSFSSQRPLVDRQNRKGEPSLLEGNKVPRSLDNPNVQPSSNRNDGWQNGGASNHKSRSPETGPVYIVEQSDEGHLSNESSGKKLEKELKSGSVKGDMVEPLSQYDLNSYQIEGDTGGPLPSPDGFQDLSKKPQRRPQEDDRRRKDQGVSVPVKNRPITSKMPPRFAKKQSSMTMDQPEEGLSANNLGTEIWETNSSALSVQSSGGDSWTKQVSYTASEPNSEDSDAGPEQSKEQHKPGPIGNERSLKHRKGSEGVERLEGGPITPVNGVDLHVDTVLPVPPIEFGVSAKDSDFSLPPGSTPVPVSNPVTKLQDALASNPALTQAIPMLRRDHLQPGINLNPISFPSADLTLKMESARKAWENSQSLPEQGSPVGGTSGAQPPCSVGSSSGVSYSSFGGVSMPPMPVASVAPSMSMQGNHIPPLYLDGHVFPSQPRLVPPNMTQQQSYQQAAAAQQIPISLHTSLQAQAQLGLRGGLPVSQSQEMFNSIPPFRSQVYMHPNLSQPSPMVLSSGGPLKGPYSAFAGMQPSDMVKPQSGSHYQPMNGSQPMVYDGQMNPNPGMGSSQLMDSQLIQVTMPLPGSQLRYGSAQQHLILPQSIQLQQGQNLSVGAPRRMLPPGTQPPVMTGSRETSQMEMKGFQFSDKSNHSPGMSGGYNRPGSASPSGKQSGPVGPLSGHYTQQKTSSMQAVQQRGWACRGPGLTCSCCYRDPATGWFEPLLCPIHGKVPPPQGSMVMHLRPSTTGPFPTPIQRPLMQVKKTVIIRSPSYPNPGREPSHSTPPSAPEPSVKGSEDGMKSKDLQEVRQLVGEGKTQSGGMMTSKLQERLPGWQVKPAPRTGAIKPQAIKVEEGKA, from the exons TTCCATTGTATCAACAGCACAGCTGCCGGAGTTGCAGCCGCAGCTGGCTTTACAGAAATCTGTCTCAAATCTCCAGAAGCCCACACCGGTAGCCAGCCAGGAG AGCACAAACACAGGTGGACCAAAGCAATGGGCCCAGCTAAATGGAAAGGCAGTAGAACTAGATG GTTTAAGGGCCTCAAACCGACTGCAGCCCTTCTCTCACGAGGAATTTCCAACGCTGAAGGCTGCTGGGGAACAGGACAAGGCTGGCAAGGAAAGAAGCGCCTTCGATCCGTCGTATGGGCCCGGACCAAGCCTCCGCCCCCAGA ATGTGACAAGTTGGAGGGAGGGTGGTGGGAGAAACCTCGTGCCCTCCTCCCTGCCGGCTGGCCTGCCCTCAGAGCCTGAGGGAAAGGCCGTCAACGTGGCTGAGACTGggagccctcctcctctccccccctcgGCCTCCCCCTCAGCCCTCTCTGCCTCCGTGGTCAGTCCCACCGCTGCCACCATCGTCAGCGTCCCTCCAGCCCTGGAGCCCAAGGAGCCATCCCTGCGTCCGTCACTGCCTGTCCGCAGGCCTGTCGCCCCTGCCCTAAACCAACACCAGCTTCACCATcctacaaccaccaccaccacgtaCCATGACATGCTGCCTGCCTTT ATGTGCCCCAAAGAAACTCGTGATGCTCCCGGCGCTGCTGAACACACTGGCCCTGTAACCGTGGTGGCCCCAGTCCGTTTTGACAACAGGCCCACGGTCAGGCAGCCCTATCCCAGTAACAACCAAGAGTCAGTCAA CGgcgaggtgaggagaggagaaaaccGCTTCATCCGCGGGCCCCCTCGCAACCCGTCCTCCCGGCCAATCCGTCGGCCTGGCGACAGACCCCCTCGTCCGGCCATTATCAACCCAGaggacctgaaggatctggatgAGTTGGACAATGACTGTGAAGACGGCTGGGCAG GTCTCCATGAAGAAGTTGATTACGGCGAAAAACTCAAGTTCAGTGACGATGAGGAGGAGCACGCCACTGGCGAGAAGAACAAAATGTG GGCTGAATGGGAGAACCAGCAGCGTGAGCGTCAGTTGTCTCTGAGCTCTGGAGAGGGGACATACCCCCAGGAGGCCCCTGAGGATGAGGCTTACCTGGCCTACCAGGAGCAGATGGCCCATAGGAAGACCAATGGCAGGTTCCCTTCTGGAGAAACCCAG GCTCTGCAGAAGTGCTCTGTCCAGGGATTGGCCAACCATAGTGATAACCTTGACGACCAGGAGGAGCGACATGGACAGTCCCAGGGCCCAGCCCGGGCTAAATTTGTGTCACCTGAGCTCTCTGAGGCCGTTGAGAGAGCTCGGCGGCgcagggaggaggaagagagacgtGCCCGTGAGGAGAGACTGGCCGCGTGTGCTGAGAAGCTCAAGAGGCTAGATGAGAAGTTTGGGAAGACTGAGAGGCAGTTGTCAAGGTCTGAGGAGGGTTCGAAGGACGCCGAGAGCAAGGAGGCAGCACTTTCCCCTGGCAGGGAGGGCAAAACCCACCCAGAGAGCTGGCAGTACAGCACAAAAG ACACCGAGTGTTCCTCGGAGCATTCCACCAGCCAGCCGGACTACAGGGATGAGACCACCTTGGGTTTTGCACCATATCGCAGTGATGATGATACGGGTGCCGAGCCCACCTCCCCCCTGCCCGACTACGCCCACCACCAGGCCCCCAAGTCCCTCCCACCACGCTTCCAAAAGCAGCACCAACAGCAG GAGCAGGTGTTTAAGATGCAGCACTGGCAGCAGCAGTCTGGCCACCCTGCCTCCTCTGGCTCTAGCCACACACAGAGGGGCTACTACCCACCCCACATGCTTGGCTTTGACCCCCGCTGGATGATGATGCCACCATTTATGGACCCCCGGATGGCCCAGGGCCGCTCCCCTGTGGACTACTACCCCAGCACTCTCCACTCTTCAG GAATGATGAAACCAATGGCGCAGCCTGACCACCTGAACAGCCCAAGTTCTGTTTCTGACGAAGGCTGCCATCCCAACATGCACCAGGAGAGGAGAGCCCCCTCCACTGAACCCTACCCTGTTTGGAGCCAAGATGGCTACCCCTCTCGCAGTTTCACCCCACCCTACCAGAGACAGCATGAGAGCTCAGACAGGAGCCAGCCAGATGACCGGAGTGACCGGGCCTGTTCCCAGCAGGACTTGTATGAAGACCAGAGTAACGAGTGCCTAGACCACCCCTCTGATGGCCTTTCCCATCCTACCTACCACCAGAGCAGAGGCCCAGACAGAGACCATTTGCTCTCTGCGGTCCCAAGCCGCCCCCAACAACAGCAGATAGACAGTGACTACCCCAAACAGGAGGCCAAAGATAGGCACTTGAAGGACAGCACTGATCCCCGTGATGAAGCCTTTGACACCTCCAAGGAAAAGGGCTTTGACTCAGACTTCTGGAGACGAGATGGGGGCCAGAAGAAGGAAGGTGGTCCTCCTGTACAGAACCAGTGGTCTGATCCTGGCTCCAGCTCATCCAGCAGCAGCATCAGCCAGCCCTCAGAGACCGCAGGTAGGATCTTGATCCGCAGGACCGGACCCATCAAGAAGCCCGTGCTCAAGGCCCTGAAGGTGGAAGACAAGGAGAACGAGAAACCCGAGGTGGAGCCTGAGGAGAAGGTAGTCCCTTACCGCCTGGAGAAGGAGGTGCTAACCAACGTATATGACTTGAAGAAAGACAACCAGCCCCTAGTAAATAACAGACGCTCAGCTTCACCTGCTATTGAGAAGCTTCCAGAAGATAAGCAGCACCAACTACCAGCCCCCGCTAAAGTCGACCGGCCAGCCAGTACCCACAATGAGGATTTGCCCAAGGAGAACAGCTGGGACGGCGGGAAGAGCCAATCCCCCAGAGACAGCCAGGAGACCAGGGAGCCTGCAGCGCCGAGACGCAACAACTGGATCTTCATTGATGAGGAGCAGGCGTTTGCTGGAGCCAGAGGAACTGGTAGAGGTCGAAGTCGCGGCGGCTTCAGGGAGTTCAGCTCCAGAGCAGACCGTGGTGGCCGGGGAGGTCGAGGTGGGGAGAACCCCAGAGGAGGCTACAACTATAATAACAGCAGGGACTCTGCTGGGGCCCAGAGACCAGGCAGAGGCAGAGGACTGCCCAGGGACTTCACCAAGGTTGAGGACCTGCAGAGAGGGAAGCCTAGGAGGCGCAATGTCAGTGAAACTCTGAGTGAGGCATCAGAATACGAGGAGCTGCCCAAGCGGAGACGCCAGAAGGGCTCTGAGAACGGAGAGGGTGGCAGCTAcccagagcagggagagatcagGAAGGCCGACCGAGACTCTTGGAGGTCCAACAAGGTGTACACTGACGACCAGGTGGCCGGTGACAACCGAGACAAAGCTAAAGCCGGTGGCAGGGGGTTCGGAGGCGGTGGCCGCTCTCTTCCTCCCAGACTCGATGCTGGCAGGGTCTACAACAATGGCCGCGGGTTCAACAACGGCTCCAGAGACACTTGGAGGGGCCGGGGGAGCCAGTTTGGCAACGGTGGCGGGCCCATGCAAGAAAACGGCTATGGCACCGACAGCTACTCCAGGAGACCAACGACAGACCGCGAGCCCCTCAAATACGCCCCCAAGTTTGCTGGCTCTACTGGCTCCTTTGTGGAGAATGGCACTGAGGACCGCAGTGGGGAGGGGGAGTACTACATAGACAATGACAACTCGGGACAACAGCTGTTGAGAAGACGCCGGCCGCCACGCCAGGACAAACCACCACGCTTCCGCCGGCTGCGTCAAGAAAGGGAGCCGGGCAGTAGCCAGTGGACCAGCGACGAGTACATCAATGGATCAGACGGATTCGCCTACCCTTGGCCGGGCCACTCCAAGGAGGCAGGTAGAGAGGATGGCTGGCCCACTGGCCACTACTCTGGAGGGGCTGCTAGGTCCGGTGGTCAGCACGGCCAGACAGAGGACTGGGAGACGGGCTCAGAGAACAGTGACTTTAGTGACTGGAGGGAGAAGCGTGGTGTAGGGCAGCAGCCAAACCATGGAGGAGACGTGCACTCAGACTCAGGCCATGGAGAGCCAGGCTCCGGAGAGAAGAGGGAGCTAGCCAAGAGGAGCTTCTCCAGCCAGCGGCCCTTGGTAGACCGGCAGAACAGGAAAGGAGAGCCGTCCCTGTTGGAGGGGAACAAAGTGCCGCGCTCCTTGGACAACCCCAACGTTCAGCCTTCTTCCAACAGGAATGATGGCTGGCAAAACGGAGGGGCGTCCAACCATAAGAG CCGGAGCCCAGAGACAGGGCCCGTCTACATTGTTGAGCAGTCTGATGAAGGCCATCTGTCCAATGAGTCCTCAGGGAAGAAGCTGGAGAAGGAGCTGAAGTCCGGGTCTGTTAAGGGAGATATGGTAGAACCACTCTCCCAGTACGACCTTAACAGCTACCAGA TTGAAGGGGATACTGGGGGTCCCCTTCCCAGTCCAGATGGCTTCCAGGATCTGTCCAAAAAGCCACAGCGACGCCCGCAGGAAGATGACAGGAGGAGGAAAGACCAGGGAGTTTCA GTGCCAGTAAAAAACAGGCCGATCACCTCCAAGATGCCCCCGCGGTTTGCAAAGAAGCAGAGTAGCATGACAATGGATCAGCCAGAGGAGGGCCTCTCTGCTAACAACCTGGGCACTGAGATCTGGGAGACCAACAGCTCAG CTCTGTCAGTCCAGTCATCTGGAGGAGACTCCTGGACTAAGCAAGTGTCCTACACCGCCAGCGAGCCCAACTCTGAGGACTCTGACGCTGGGCCCGAGCAGAGCAAGGAGCAGCACAAGCCCGGGCCCATCGGGAACGAGCGCTCGCTCAAACACCGCAAGGGCTCGGAGGGCGTGGAGCGCCTGGAAGGCGGGCCCATCACTCCCGTCAATGGGGTGGACCTCCACGTGGACACGGTTCTGCCCGTCCCGCCGATTGAGTTTGGCGTGAGTGCCAAGGACTCTGACTTCAGCCTGCCCCCTGGCTCCACCCCAGTGCCTGTGTCCAATCCTGTCACCAAGCTGCAAGATGCCCTCGCCAGCAAT CCGGCCCTAACCCAGGCCATCCCCATGCTGCGTAGAGATCATCTGCAGCCTGGCATCAATCTCAACCCAATCTCCTTTCCCAGCGCCGATCTAACACTCAAG ATGGAGTCAGCCCGTAAGGCGTGGGAGAACTCCCAGTCTCTCCCCGAGCAGGGCTCGCCTGTTGGGGGTACCTCTGGCGCCCAGCCTCCCTGCAGTGTGGGCTCCTCCAGTGGGGTCAGCTACAGCTCCTTTGGTGGGGTGTCTATGCCCCCCATGCCCGTGGCGTCCGTGGCCCCATCCATGTCCATGCAGG GTAACCACATCCCACCGCTCTATCTGGACGGGCACGTCTTTCCCAGCCAGCCTCGTCTGGTGCCCCCGAACATGACCCAGCAGCAAAGCTACCAGCAG GCGGCGGCTGCCCAGCAGATCCCCATCTCCCTGCACACCTCTCTACAGGCGCAGGCCCAGCTTGGTCTCCGGGGGGGGCTGCCTGTCTCCCAGTCCCAGGAGATGTTCAACTCCATTCCCCCCTTCAGGTCCCAGGTGTACATGCACCCCAATCTGTCCCAGCCCAGCCCCATGGTGTTGTCGAGCGGTGGCCCCCTCAAGGGGCCCTACTCGGCCTTTGCTGGCATGCAACCGTCAGACATGGTCAAGCCCCAGTCAGGCTCCCACTACCAGCCCATGAATGGCAGTCAGCCCATGGTTTACGACGGCCAGATGAACCCTAACCCTGGCATGGGCTCCTCCCAGCTCATGGACTCTCAGCTTATACAG GTCACAATGCCTCTGCCAGGCTCCCAGCTGCGTTATGGCTCTGCTCAGCAGCACCTCATCCTTCCCCAGTCCATCCAGCTCCAGCAGGGCCAAAACCTTTCCGTTGGAGCCCCACGCAGGATGCTCCCTCCTGGCACCCAGCCTCCAGTCATGACTGGCAGCAGAGAG ACCTCCCAGATGGAAATGAAAGGCTTCCAGTTCTCTGACAAGTCCAATCACTCCCCGGGCATGTCTGGAGGATACAACAG ACCAGGGTCTGCCAGTCCCAGTGGGAAGCAGTCAGGCCCCGTGGGCCCCCTGTCTGGACATTACACCCAGCAG AAGACCTCATCCATGCAGGCTGTTCAGCAGCGAGGTTGGGCCTGCAGAGGCCCGGGCCTGACCTGTAGTTGCTGCTACAGAGACCCGGCCACCGGCTGGTTTGAGCCCCTGCTGTGTCCCATCCACGGCAAG GTCCCTCCTCCTCAGGGCAGCATGGTTATGCACCTGCGTCCCTCCACTACCGGCCCCTTCCCCACCCCTATCCAGAGACCTCTTATGCAGGTCAAGAAGACCGTGATCATCCGCTCCCCCTCTTATCCCAACCCCGGGCGCGAGCCTTCccactccacccctccctcgGCCCCTGAGCCCTCTGTTAAGGGATCCGAGGATGGCATGAAG AGTAAAGACCTGCAGGAGGTGCGCCAGCTGGTGGGTGAGGGGAAGACTCAGTCGGGGGGCATGATGACCAGCAAACTCCAGGAGCGCCTTCCCGGCTGGCAGGTCAAACCAGCACCACGCACTGGAGCCATCAAACCCCAGGCCATCAAAGTGGAGGAGGGCAAGGCATAG